From Micromonospora rifamycinica, a single genomic window includes:
- a CDS encoding baseplate J/gp47 family protein — protein MSVRCDDDERRAEVARPGSAFNGIDWVEVDAADQRLLRVGFLHPLPGQPGQVPAGAALAVGNVLVDGGVRITGVRVLSVAATGAELTVRVDRAGDFSPYTLRLVRSAVDDRVPPGFDPVLSAQTFSFKANCPSDLDPAPAAPTVAPPPATTAPTDYLAKDYAGFRRLMLDRLAALPGGSARHPADPLTTVVEALAHVADRLSYRQDAAGTEAYLGTARSRISVRRHARLLDYAVHDGCAARAWLSVRVAAGSDVESRGVPAGTPVLAADRATPAVRPADAAALLAGGATGFETLTPLAPRAARNEIALYVWGGRDCGLPVGATRATLVDLPATGLAAGDLLLLEEVLSPRTGRHADADPTHRQVVRLVAVRPTTDPVTGVAVLEVEWSAADRLAFPLTVTASVAGAGTDHLVTCAVARANLVAVQHAIAVSGQLPAAAEHRWRPVLTADPVASAVPFRTDTPASQALDQDPRAAVPLIRLETTEGSWRPRRDLLNADRFDQGFVPERERDGRVALRFGDDVSGRRPPAGTVFQVAWWRGGGAAGNLGHDALTTLVTDRVGLLGATNPLPAVGGTDPEDIEHARQHAPVAFAVQERAVTTADWVAAARRLPEVANATARVRWTGSWWTVFLTLDLTGGRRLTDEPDLARRLAGRLDRFRVAGYDLQLRDPVDLPVELRLWVCVTPGAFRSDVRRALLNLFSARDLPGGARGFFHPDRFSFGTPLYVSQLLAAAVGVPGVTDVRVTELHPVGVAAGGELADRVLRAGDTEVIRLDNDPSVPEHGILHLDLVGGL, from the coding sequence GTGGGCAACGTGCTGGTCGACGGCGGGGTCCGGATCACCGGCGTCCGGGTGCTCAGCGTCGCCGCCACCGGCGCGGAGCTGACCGTCCGGGTGGACCGGGCCGGGGACTTCTCCCCGTACACCCTGCGGTTGGTGCGCTCGGCGGTGGACGACCGGGTGCCGCCCGGTTTCGACCCGGTGCTGTCGGCGCAGACCTTCTCCTTCAAGGCCAACTGCCCCAGCGACCTGGACCCGGCCCCGGCCGCCCCCACCGTGGCCCCGCCGCCGGCGACCACCGCGCCGACCGACTACCTGGCCAAGGACTACGCCGGGTTCCGGCGGCTGATGCTCGACCGGCTCGCCGCCCTGCCCGGCGGATCCGCACGGCACCCGGCCGACCCGCTGACCACGGTGGTCGAGGCGTTGGCGCACGTCGCCGACCGGCTGTCCTACCGGCAGGACGCCGCCGGCACCGAGGCGTACCTGGGCACCGCCCGCAGCCGGATCTCGGTACGCCGGCACGCCCGGCTGCTCGACTACGCGGTGCACGACGGGTGCGCGGCCCGCGCCTGGCTCAGCGTCCGGGTGGCCGCCGGCTCCGACGTGGAGAGCCGGGGCGTGCCTGCCGGGACGCCGGTGCTGGCCGCCGACCGGGCCACCCCGGCGGTACGGCCCGCCGACGCGGCGGCGCTGCTGGCCGGCGGCGCGACCGGCTTCGAGACGTTGACCCCGCTCGCCCCCCGCGCCGCCCGCAACGAGATCGCCCTGTACGTGTGGGGCGGCCGGGACTGCGGCCTGCCCGTCGGCGCGACCCGGGCCACCCTGGTCGACCTGCCGGCGACCGGGCTGGCCGCCGGTGACCTGCTGCTGCTGGAGGAGGTGCTCTCCCCACGGACGGGGCGGCACGCCGACGCGGATCCCACCCACCGGCAGGTGGTCCGGCTGGTGGCGGTACGGCCCACCACCGACCCGGTGACCGGGGTGGCCGTGCTGGAGGTCGAGTGGAGCGCCGCCGACCGGCTGGCCTTCCCGCTGACCGTCACCGCCTCCGTCGCCGGGGCGGGCACCGACCACCTGGTGACCTGCGCGGTGGCGCGGGCCAACCTGGTGGCCGTGCAGCACGCCATCGCGGTGTCCGGGCAGCTCCCGGCCGCCGCCGAACACCGGTGGCGGCCGGTGCTGACCGCCGATCCGGTGGCCTCGGCGGTGCCGTTCCGGACCGACACCCCGGCCAGCCAGGCCCTCGACCAGGATCCCCGTGCCGCGGTGCCGCTGATCCGGTTGGAGACCACCGAGGGCAGTTGGCGGCCCCGCCGGGACCTGCTCAACGCCGACCGCTTCGACCAGGGTTTCGTCCCGGAACGTGAACGCGACGGCCGGGTGGCGCTGCGGTTCGGCGACGACGTGTCGGGGCGACGGCCACCGGCCGGCACGGTCTTCCAGGTCGCCTGGTGGCGCGGCGGCGGCGCGGCCGGCAACCTCGGCCACGACGCGCTGACCACCCTGGTCACCGACCGGGTCGGGCTGCTCGGCGCGACCAACCCGCTGCCCGCCGTCGGCGGCACCGACCCGGAGGACATCGAGCACGCCCGGCAGCACGCCCCGGTCGCCTTCGCCGTCCAGGAACGGGCGGTCACCACCGCCGACTGGGTGGCGGCGGCGCGGCGGCTGCCCGAGGTGGCCAACGCCACCGCCCGGGTCCGCTGGACGGGTTCCTGGTGGACGGTCTTCCTCACCCTCGACCTGACCGGCGGGCGGCGGCTCACCGACGAGCCGGACCTGGCCCGCCGGCTGGCCGGACGGCTCGACCGGTTCCGCGTCGCCGGGTACGACCTGCAACTGCGCGACCCGGTCGACCTGCCGGTGGAGCTGCGGCTGTGGGTGTGCGTCACCCCCGGCGCGTTCCGTTCCGACGTCCGCCGCGCCCTGCTGAACCTCTTCTCCGCCCGCGACCTGCCGGGCGGGGCCCGCGGCTTCTTCCACCCCGACCGGTTCAGCTTCGGCACCCCGCTCTACGTCAGCCAGCTGCTGGCCGCCGCGGTCGGTGTCCCCGGGGTCACCGACGTACGGGTCACCGAGCTGCACCCGGTGGGGGTGGCGGCCGGCGGGGAGCTGGCCGACCGGGTGCTACGGGCCGGCGACACCGAGGTGATCCGCCTCGACAACGACCCCAGCGTGCCGGAGCACGGCATCCTGCACCTCGACCTGGTAGGTGGACTGTGA
- a CDS encoding putative baseplate assembly protein, whose translation MTARVGRGPNPPGRSGIAYRLGRQADFAADLVARLGGRPELAGLTTREVDDPAVALLHAWATTLDVLAFYQERIANEGFLGTATERGSVLMLARAIGYELRPGVAATTWLSFTVTATPGAPDGVPIPAGSQAQSVPGPGELPQVFETVTPLLARPELNAVGLRVTAPRAPRPGDATLYLAGTDTVLVPGSVLLVLGPDWFDVRRVRAAGAVLPAVATALDGGAVVPAYTVVGLDAAVTARPLGTELHQPGREVQVHLLAQRAALFGHQAQPWSALPVALRVGELNPGTNQVLPGAYATRKDTWVDAPLGKDERALHLDQSYPSIVAGSWLVLETAGVPQLRRVDAVAELPVADFGIAARTTRVTVAGGDSSTFSRRTTTVLGDSRLLPPADPPLTTPLAATATLELARPTPGLEPGRPLVLTGVDPAGEPVGEVVTVLRVRDATTVDLTANVARRYRRDSVRVLGNVTSATHGESRAEVLGGGDARRAFQRFTLRHVPLTHVPAATASGSRTTLAVRVDGVRWQEVPALLGQAPTARVYTVRRADDGTVTVTFGDGLTGARLPTGQDNVVATYRSGIGRLADLAPGRLTIPLSRPLGLMEVDNPVPAAGADDPEGVDRARRNAPLAVRTLGRVVSLDDYADFARAFAGIGKARADLVWDDARQVVLLTVAGPDGAEIPPSAPVHADLLRALDAARQAAVPVRILGHHRRRVAVTARLLLAPGHRFTLVAAAARAAVVTGLSFDARDYARPVRASEVQALLHGVPGVAAVVLELLHDAEQPPERLDVIPAAPGRRVGDLLLPADLLTVDTGDVTLLEAS comes from the coding sequence GTGACGGCACGAGTGGGCCGGGGGCCGAACCCACCCGGCCGCAGCGGCATCGCGTACCGGCTGGGCCGGCAGGCCGACTTCGCCGCCGACCTGGTGGCCCGGCTGGGAGGCCGGCCGGAGCTGGCCGGGCTGACCACCCGGGAGGTCGACGACCCGGCCGTGGCGCTGCTGCACGCCTGGGCGACCACCCTGGACGTGCTCGCCTTCTACCAGGAACGGATCGCCAACGAGGGGTTCCTCGGCACCGCCACCGAACGCGGTTCGGTGCTGATGCTGGCCCGCGCGATCGGCTACGAGCTGCGCCCCGGGGTGGCCGCGACGACGTGGCTGTCGTTCACCGTCACCGCCACCCCGGGCGCCCCGGACGGGGTGCCGATCCCGGCGGGCAGCCAGGCGCAGAGCGTGCCCGGCCCCGGCGAGCTGCCGCAGGTCTTCGAGACGGTGACGCCGCTGCTGGCCCGCCCGGAGCTGAACGCGGTGGGGCTGCGGGTCACCGCGCCCCGCGCGCCCCGCCCCGGCGACGCCACCCTGTACCTGGCCGGCACGGACACCGTCCTCGTCCCGGGCAGCGTGCTGCTGGTGCTCGGCCCCGACTGGTTCGACGTCCGCCGGGTGCGCGCGGCCGGCGCGGTGCTGCCGGCGGTGGCCACCGCGCTGGACGGCGGTGCGGTGGTGCCGGCGTACACGGTGGTCGGGTTGGACGCGGCGGTGACCGCCCGGCCGCTCGGCACGGAGCTGCACCAGCCGGGGCGCGAGGTGCAGGTGCACCTGTTGGCGCAGCGGGCGGCGCTGTTCGGGCACCAGGCGCAGCCGTGGTCGGCGCTGCCGGTGGCGCTGCGGGTCGGCGAGCTGAACCCGGGCACCAACCAGGTGCTGCCGGGGGCGTACGCCACCCGCAAGGACACCTGGGTGGACGCCCCGCTGGGCAAGGACGAGCGGGCACTGCACCTGGACCAGTCGTACCCGTCGATCGTGGCCGGGTCGTGGCTGGTGCTGGAGACCGCCGGGGTGCCGCAGCTGCGCCGGGTCGACGCGGTGGCGGAGCTGCCGGTGGCCGACTTCGGCATCGCCGCCCGCACCACCCGGGTCACCGTGGCCGGCGGTGACTCGAGCACCTTCTCCCGGCGCACCACCACCGTGCTCGGCGACAGCCGGCTGCTGCCGCCGGCCGACCCGCCGCTGACCACCCCGCTGGCCGCGACGGCGACCCTGGAGCTGGCCCGGCCGACGCCGGGCCTGGAGCCGGGCCGGCCGCTGGTGCTCACCGGTGTCGACCCGGCCGGCGAGCCGGTCGGCGAGGTGGTGACCGTGCTGCGGGTCCGGGATGCGACCACTGTGGACCTGACGGCGAACGTGGCGCGGCGGTACCGGCGCGACAGCGTCCGGGTGCTGGGCAACGTCACGTCGGCGACCCACGGGGAGAGCCGGGCGGAGGTACTCGGCGGCGGTGACGCGCGGCGGGCGTTCCAGCGGTTCACCCTGCGGCACGTGCCGCTGACCCACGTCCCCGCCGCGACCGCCAGCGGCTCCCGGACCACCCTGGCGGTCCGGGTCGACGGGGTGCGCTGGCAGGAGGTGCCGGCGCTGCTCGGGCAGGCCCCCACCGCCCGGGTCTACACCGTGCGCCGCGCCGACGACGGCACCGTCACGGTCACCTTCGGCGACGGCCTGACCGGGGCCCGGCTGCCCACCGGGCAGGACAACGTGGTGGCCACCTACCGCAGCGGCATCGGGCGGCTGGCGGACCTGGCGCCCGGCCGGCTGACGATCCCGCTGTCCCGGCCGCTGGGCCTGATGGAGGTGGACAACCCGGTGCCCGCCGCCGGGGCCGACGACCCGGAGGGGGTGGACCGGGCCCGCCGCAACGCGCCGCTGGCCGTCCGGACCCTGGGGCGGGTCGTCTCACTGGACGACTACGCCGACTTCGCCCGCGCGTTCGCCGGGATCGGCAAGGCCCGCGCGGACCTGGTCTGGGACGACGCCCGGCAGGTCGTCCTGCTCACCGTCGCCGGCCCGGACGGCGCGGAGATCCCGCCGAGCGCCCCGGTCCACGCCGACCTGCTGCGGGCTCTGGACGCCGCCCGCCAGGCGGCGGTGCCGGTGCGGATCCTCGGCCACCACCGGCGGCGGGTGGCGGTGACCGCCCGGCTGCTGCTGGCCCCCGGGCACCGCTTCACGCTGGTCGCGGCCGCCGCCCGCGCCGCGGTGGTCACCGGGCTGAGCTTCGACGCCCGCGACTACGCCCGGCCGGTGCGCGCCAGCGAGGTGCAGGCGTTGCTGCACGGGGTGCCCGGTGTCGCGGCGGTGGTGCTGGAGCTGCTGCACGACGCCGAGCAGCCACCGGAGCGCCTCGACGTGATCCCCGCCGCCCCCGGCCGCCGGGTCGGTGACCTGCTGCTCCCCGCCGACCTGCTCACCGTGGACACCGGTGACGTCACCCTGCTGGAGGCATCGTGA
- a CDS encoding phage tail protein produces the protein MRAEEIWNLLPAALRSQDEAAGGVLHALVEVLAEQAVALDADIDQLTDDWFVETCAEWVVPYLGELVGAGRLHPLADGTGLSDRARVADTIRFRRRKGTAAALEELTRANTGWSAAVVEFFERLVVTQHVNHVRSAPATASIRAAAPLELVGGPFETVCRTVDVRAMDTGQGRPTIGNIGLYVWPLPSYRLDRATAAPAVVPPDGRWWIDPVGVGRQLTGPTVTEPDIDHRADEANVPGPLRRRPLRDELVALASDTPPPPEQRRWFRDDDPSFVVWIQPTPADELRPVPLDLLRICDLAGWELPTGSVVRVDPVRGRVTVAAGRPVHRLALSWWYAFSADVGAGPYPRRGDLGTADGPVDWQLAVSVTEPPRAGEVVASLGEAVTAWHDFQAAHPGSTGRIVVLDSHRYRDDLAVRVGQGSRLSVLAAQWPRPPDRPRRQGDLDPVGVRPCLLGGVTVTGVGVGDRPGELVVDGLLVVGAVTVAAPGDGGPGLGLVELRHCTVGPAATGLTVTAGNDRTRVVVHRCVTGALSTTDGPLTVTDTLVHGPVAAGEAAAELGGVTVLGTTAARVLTATDCLFDQPVTVARRQQGYVRFSYLRPGSVTPRRYRCQPDLAQQAHPGDPDVATRVGPAWASTRYGDATYGRLAATAAVELRTGAESGAELGAFRRALTPQRLNNLTLALAEYLPLGRVAAALPVLPTGGTTP, from the coding sequence GTGAGGGCCGAGGAGATCTGGAACCTGCTGCCGGCCGCCCTGCGTAGCCAGGACGAGGCGGCCGGTGGGGTGCTGCACGCGCTGGTGGAGGTGCTGGCCGAGCAGGCCGTCGCGCTCGACGCGGACATCGACCAGCTCACCGACGACTGGTTCGTGGAGACCTGCGCCGAGTGGGTGGTGCCCTACCTGGGTGAGCTGGTGGGGGCGGGCCGGCTGCATCCGCTGGCGGACGGCACCGGGCTGTCCGACCGGGCCCGGGTCGCCGACACCATCCGGTTCCGGCGGCGCAAGGGCACCGCCGCCGCGCTGGAGGAGCTGACCCGCGCCAACACCGGCTGGAGCGCCGCGGTCGTCGAGTTCTTCGAACGGCTGGTGGTCACCCAGCACGTCAACCACGTCCGGTCCGCGCCGGCCACCGCGTCGATCCGGGCCGCCGCGCCGCTGGAGCTGGTCGGCGGGCCGTTCGAGACGGTCTGCCGGACGGTGGACGTCCGGGCCATGGACACCGGGCAGGGCCGCCCCACCATCGGGAACATCGGCCTGTACGTGTGGCCGCTGCCGTCGTACCGGCTGGACCGGGCCACCGCAGCCCCGGCGGTCGTGCCGCCGGACGGCCGGTGGTGGATCGACCCGGTGGGGGTGGGCCGGCAGCTGACCGGCCCGACGGTGACCGAGCCGGACATCGACCACCGGGCCGACGAGGCCAACGTGCCCGGCCCGCTGCGCCGCCGGCCGTTGCGCGACGAGCTGGTGGCGCTCGCCTCCGACACACCGCCCCCACCCGAGCAGCGGCGCTGGTTCCGCGACGACGACCCGTCGTTCGTGGTGTGGATCCAGCCGACCCCGGCCGACGAGCTGCGGCCGGTCCCGCTGGACCTGCTGCGGATCTGCGACCTGGCCGGCTGGGAGCTGCCGACCGGCAGCGTGGTGCGGGTCGACCCGGTGCGCGGCCGGGTCACCGTCGCCGCCGGCCGGCCGGTGCATCGGCTCGCGCTCTCCTGGTGGTACGCGTTCAGCGCCGACGTCGGCGCCGGCCCGTACCCGCGCCGGGGTGACCTGGGCACGGCGGACGGCCCGGTGGACTGGCAGCTCGCGGTGAGCGTGACCGAGCCGCCGCGCGCCGGGGAGGTGGTCGCCTCGCTCGGTGAGGCGGTGACCGCCTGGCACGACTTCCAGGCCGCGCACCCCGGCAGCACCGGTCGGATCGTGGTGCTGGACAGCCACCGTTACCGGGACGACCTGGCGGTGCGGGTGGGGCAGGGCAGCCGGTTGAGCGTGCTGGCCGCGCAGTGGCCCCGGCCGCCGGACCGGCCCCGCCGGCAGGGCGACCTCGATCCGGTCGGGGTGCGCCCCTGCCTGCTCGGCGGGGTGACGGTGACCGGTGTCGGCGTCGGGGACCGCCCGGGTGAGCTGGTGGTCGACGGGCTGCTGGTGGTCGGGGCGGTGACCGTCGCCGCGCCCGGTGACGGCGGGCCCGGCCTGGGCCTGGTCGAGCTGCGGCACTGCACCGTCGGCCCGGCGGCGACCGGGCTCACCGTCACCGCCGGCAACGACCGGACCCGGGTGGTGGTGCACCGCTGCGTGACCGGCGCGCTGAGCACCACCGACGGCCCGCTGACCGTGACGGACACGCTGGTGCACGGCCCGGTCGCCGCCGGGGAGGCCGCGGCCGAGCTGGGCGGGGTGACGGTGCTCGGCACCACCGCGGCGCGGGTGCTGACCGCCACCGACTGCCTGTTCGACCAGCCGGTGACGGTGGCCCGCCGGCAGCAGGGGTACGTCCGGTTCAGCTACCTGCGCCCGGGGTCGGTCACGCCGCGCCGTTACCGCTGCCAACCGGACCTGGCCCAGCAGGCACACCCCGGTGACCCGGACGTGGCCACCCGGGTCGGACCGGCGTGGGCGAGCACCCGCTACGGCGACGCCACCTACGGCCGGCTCGCCGCCACCGCCGCCGTCGAGCTGCGCACCGGTGCGGAGTCCGGCGCCGAGCTGGGCGCGTTCCGCCGCGCCCTGACCCCGCAACGTCTCAACAACCTCACCCTCGCGCTGGCGGAGTACCTCCCGCTGGGGCGGGTGGCCGCTGCCCTGCCCGTCCTGCCGACCGGAGGAACCACACCATGA